The Flavobacterium johnsoniae genomic sequence CATTTTTGAGATTGATGTACATCATTTTTTTCCCCGTATTCTTTAATCAATTTTGTTTTATCACAAACAGGAGGTTTGCTGTAGAGGTTTGATCTGCAGCACTGAATTAATTTTTTAAACTAAAAAGCGCCATGAAAAAGAATAATGACATTTTAAGAAAAGAAGTAAAAGAAGCCCTAAAATGGGAGCCTATTTTACATAGTACTGAAATTGATGTGCATGTCAACGAAGGTGCAGTTGATCTGGGAGGGACTGTAGATACCTATGCTCAGAAAAAGGAAGCGGAACATGTTGTTAAAAAAATTCCAGGGGTTAGGGATGTGTTTAATAATGTAAAAGTTGATTTGTTTACATCAGATATTAGAAGTGACAAGGAGATAACAGATTTAGTCATTAAAACCCTAAAGGAAAACTGGGC encodes the following:
- a CDS encoding BON domain-containing protein, whose protein sequence is MKKNNDILRKEVKEALKWEPILHSTEIDVHVNEGAVDLGGTVDTYAQKKEAEHVVKKIPGVRDVFNNVKVDLFTSDIRSDKEITDLVIKTLKENWAVPNHRLTITVKDGWVTLKGILHWNFQRKTTDEAIRY